The DNA window ACTCGACCGTCTCCTCCGCGGACTCGTCGGGGTCGGCCTCGGCCTCGTCGCTGAGGCGGCGCTCAGCCTCCTCGCGGTCCTCGGGGTAGCCCACGTCGATGCGCCAGCCGTCGAGGCCGATGGCGTCGATGGTACGGCCGGATTGGATGAGCAGATCGACCGCGTCGCTGATCTCGTACTCGCCGCGGTTCGAGGGCTGGACGAGGTGACACGCGTGGAAGATCGCGGGCGAGAAGGTGTAGAAGCCGGTCATCACGAGGTTGCTCGGCGGGTCCTCGGGTTTCTCCACGACGTCCGTGATCTCCCCGTACTGGTTGGTGTCACACACGCCGTATCTGGAGGCCTCCTCCCACGGGACCTCCTCGACGAGGAAGGCGGCGTCCGCGCGGTCCTCGCGCTGGCGGCGGACCACGTCCTTGAGGTTCGCTTGGAATATGTTGTCGCCGAGGATGAGCATGAAGTCGTCGTCGATGTGCTCCTCGGTGGTGAGAAGCGCGTGGGCGAGCCCCTTCTGCTCGCGCTGGTGGGTGTAGGTGATCGGGACGCCCTCGTAGGCGTCGCCGTAGTGGTCGATGATGACCTCCTTCATGTAGCCGACGACGACGATGAGTTCGTCCGCGCCGAGATCGATGAGCTGATCGAAACAGTGGGTGATGAGGGGTTTCCCGTTCACTTCGACCATTCCCTTGGGCTTGTCATCGGTCAGTGGCCGGAGGCGCGTGCCCTTGCCGGCCGCGAGTACGACGGCTTTCATTGGACGGCCCTTTCTGTCATAGGTGTATAAGGATTCTGTCTTCGGGGATCGGACGGCAGCACGGGCACGAACGGTTCTCGATCACGCGGACGGTCCGGCGTGAGTGGCACGCTCGCATTCCGACCCGGACGAGCGAACCGCGACCCCGCGGTTTTTGTCCTCGCTTCCCGTCGTCTCGTCCATGAACGTCAACGTCGTCGGCAGCGGCTACGTGGGAACGACGCTCGCCGCCTGTCTGGCGGAGATGGGCCACGAGGTCACGGCCATCGACATCGACGAGTCCGTCGTCGAGACGATAAACGAGGGTCACGCACCGCTTCA is part of the Halorubrum aethiopicum genome and encodes:
- the aglF gene encoding UTP--glucose-1-phosphate uridylyltransferase AglF — translated: MKAVVLAAGKGTRLRPLTDDKPKGMVEVNGKPLITHCFDQLIDLGADELIVVVGYMKEVIIDHYGDAYEGVPITYTHQREQKGLAHALLTTEEHIDDDFMLILGDNIFQANLKDVVRRQREDRADAAFLVEEVPWEEASRYGVCDTNQYGEITDVVEKPEDPPSNLVMTGFYTFSPAIFHACHLVQPSNRGEYEISDAVDLLIQSGRTIDAIGLDGWRIDVGYPEDREEAERRLSDEAEADPDESAEETVESDA